A genomic window from Populus nigra chromosome 7, ddPopNigr1.1, whole genome shotgun sequence includes:
- the LOC133699629 gene encoding protein NSP-INTERACTING KINASE 1-like isoform X2, protein MTSMAMRIREVGLHFVVFLWFSTTANGLLSPKGVNYEVQALIGIKASLHDPHGVLDNWDGDAVDPCSWTMVTCSPESLVIGLGTPSQNLSGTLSPTIGNLTNLQTVLLQSNNITGPIPAEIARLSKLHTLDLSDNFFTGKIPSSLGHLRSLEYMRLNNNSLSGEFPLSLANMTQLVLLDLSFNNLSGPVPRFPTKTFSIAGNPLICPTGSEPECFGTTLMPMSMNLNSTQTLPSNKPKSHKIAVAFGSSVGSASLIILVFGLFLWWRRRHNQPTFFDVKDRQHEEVSLGNLRRFQFRELQIATNNFSNKNILGKGGFGIVYKGILHDGTVVAVKRLKDGNAIGGEIQFQTEVEMISLAVHRNLLRLYGFCMTPTERLLVYPYMSNGSVALRLKGKPVLDWGTRKRIALGAARGLLYLHEQCDPKIIHRDVKAANILLDDYCEAVVGDFGLAKLLDHQDSHVTTAVRGTVGHIAPEYLSTGQSSEKTDVFGFGILLLELITGQRAIEFGKAANQKGAMLDWVKKIHQEKKLEMLVDKDIKGNYDRIELEEMVQVALLSTQYLPSHRPKMSEVVRMLEGDGLAERWEASQRAEATKSKPHEFSSSDRYSDLTDDSSLLVQAMELSGPR, encoded by the exons ATGACTTCAATGGCAATGAGGATAAGAGAAGTTGGTCTCCATTTTGTGGTTTTCTTGTGGTTTTCGACCACTGCAAATGGATTGTTGTCTCCTAAAGGAGTAAATTATGAAG TTCAAGCTTTAATCGGAATAAAAGCTTCTTTACATGATCCTCATGGGGTTCTTGATAATTGGGATGGAGATGCTGTTGATCCATGTAGCTGGACCATGGTAACTTGCTCTCCTGAGAGTCTTGTCATTGGCCT GGGAACTCCTAGCCAGAATTTATCTGGAACTCTTTCTCCAACTATTGGCAACTTGACAAATCTTCAGACCGT GCTCCTGCAAAGCAATAATATTACAGGACCCATTCCTGCAGAGATAGCACGGCTCTCAAAGCTTCACACACTTGATCTTTCTGATAATTTCTTTACTGGGAAAATTCCTTCCTCTTTAGGCCATCTGAGGAGTCTAGAATACAT GAGGCTAAATAATAACAGTCTCTCTGGAGAATTCCCATTGTCATTGGCTAACATGACCCAGCTTGTGTTACT TGACTTGTCATTCAATAACCTGAGTGGCCCTGTACCAAGATTTCCTACCAAAACATTCAG CATTGCTGGAAACCCTCTAATCTGCCCAACAGGTTCTGAACCAGAATGCTTTGGGACAACACTAATGCCAATGTCCATGAACTTGAATAGCACACAAA CTCTACCTTCAAACAAACCAAAGAGTCACAAAATAGCTGTTGCATTTGGCTCAAGCGTTGGTTCTGCCTCACTTATCATTCTTGTGTTTGGATTATTTTTGTGGTGGAGGCGAAGGCACAATCAACCGACGTTTTTCGATGTCAAAG ATCGCCAGCATGAGGAAGTTTCTCTTGGAAACTTGAGGAGGTTCCAGTTTAGGGAACTTCAGATTGCGACAAACAATTTTAGCAATAAGAACATACTTGGAAAGGGAGGTTTTGGCATTGTGTACAAAGGGATTCTCCATGATGGGACTGTTGTAGCTGTCAAGAGGCTTAAAGATGGCAATGCCATTGGAGGAGAGATTCAATTCCAAACTGAAGTTGAGATGATCAGCTTAGCAGTGCACCGGAACCTCCTTAGGCTCTATGGATTTTGTATGACACCAACAGAAAGACTTCTAGTTTATCCATACATGTCCAATGGCAGCGTAGCTTTGCGTCTCAAAG GCAAACCAGTCTTGGATTGGGGCACCAGGAAGAGAATTGCTCTAGGAGCTGCGAGGGGACTATTGTACCTCCATGAGCAGTGTGATCCAAAGATAATCCACAGGGATGTTAAGGCTGCAAATATATTACTTGATGATTATTGTGAGGCTGTAGTAGGTGATTTTGGGTTGGCAAAGCTTTTAGATCACCAAGATTCACATGTCACGACTGCTGTCAGAGGCACCGTTGGGCATATAGCACCTGAATATCTTTCGACTGGTCAATCCTCAGAGAAAACTGATGTTTTTGGATTCGGAATTCTGCTTCTTGAATTAATCACAGGCCAAAGAGCAATAGAATTTGGCAAGGCAGCGAACCAGAAAGGAGCCATGCTAGACTGG GTAAAGAAAATTCATCAAGAGAAAAAGCTTGAAATGCTTGTAGACAAGGATATAAAGGGAAATTATGATAGAATTGAGCTTGAAGAAATGGTACAAGTTGCCCTCTTGAGCACCCAATACCTTCCTAGCCATAGACCCAAAATGTCTGAAGTAGTCAGAATGCTTGAAGGAGATGGTCTTGCAGAGAGATGGGAAGCTTCTCAAAGAGCAGAAGCAACTAAGTCCAAACCCCACGAGTTCTCCTCGTCGGATCGATATTCTGATCTCACTGATGACTCTTCATTACTAGTCCAGGCAATGGAGCTCTCTGGTCCAAGGTGA
- the LOC133699629 gene encoding protein NSP-INTERACTING KINASE 1-like isoform X1, whose translation MTSMAMRIREVGLHFVVFLWFSTTANGLLSPKGVNYEVQALIGIKASLHDPHGVLDNWDGDAVDPCSWTMVTCSPESLVIGLGTPSQNLSGTLSPTIGNLTNLQTVLLQSNNITGPIPAEIARLSKLHTLDLSDNFFTGKIPSSLGHLRSLEYMRLNNNSLSGEFPLSLANMTQLVLLDLSFNNLSGPVPRFPTKTFSIAGNPLICPTGSEPECFGTTLMPMSMNLNSTQTALPSNKPKSHKIAVAFGSSVGSASLIILVFGLFLWWRRRHNQPTFFDVKDRQHEEVSLGNLRRFQFRELQIATNNFSNKNILGKGGFGIVYKGILHDGTVVAVKRLKDGNAIGGEIQFQTEVEMISLAVHRNLLRLYGFCMTPTERLLVYPYMSNGSVALRLKGKPVLDWGTRKRIALGAARGLLYLHEQCDPKIIHRDVKAANILLDDYCEAVVGDFGLAKLLDHQDSHVTTAVRGTVGHIAPEYLSTGQSSEKTDVFGFGILLLELITGQRAIEFGKAANQKGAMLDWVKKIHQEKKLEMLVDKDIKGNYDRIELEEMVQVALLSTQYLPSHRPKMSEVVRMLEGDGLAERWEASQRAEATKSKPHEFSSSDRYSDLTDDSSLLVQAMELSGPR comes from the exons ATGACTTCAATGGCAATGAGGATAAGAGAAGTTGGTCTCCATTTTGTGGTTTTCTTGTGGTTTTCGACCACTGCAAATGGATTGTTGTCTCCTAAAGGAGTAAATTATGAAG TTCAAGCTTTAATCGGAATAAAAGCTTCTTTACATGATCCTCATGGGGTTCTTGATAATTGGGATGGAGATGCTGTTGATCCATGTAGCTGGACCATGGTAACTTGCTCTCCTGAGAGTCTTGTCATTGGCCT GGGAACTCCTAGCCAGAATTTATCTGGAACTCTTTCTCCAACTATTGGCAACTTGACAAATCTTCAGACCGT GCTCCTGCAAAGCAATAATATTACAGGACCCATTCCTGCAGAGATAGCACGGCTCTCAAAGCTTCACACACTTGATCTTTCTGATAATTTCTTTACTGGGAAAATTCCTTCCTCTTTAGGCCATCTGAGGAGTCTAGAATACAT GAGGCTAAATAATAACAGTCTCTCTGGAGAATTCCCATTGTCATTGGCTAACATGACCCAGCTTGTGTTACT TGACTTGTCATTCAATAACCTGAGTGGCCCTGTACCAAGATTTCCTACCAAAACATTCAG CATTGCTGGAAACCCTCTAATCTGCCCAACAGGTTCTGAACCAGAATGCTTTGGGACAACACTAATGCCAATGTCCATGAACTTGAATAGCACACAAA CAGCTCTACCTTCAAACAAACCAAAGAGTCACAAAATAGCTGTTGCATTTGGCTCAAGCGTTGGTTCTGCCTCACTTATCATTCTTGTGTTTGGATTATTTTTGTGGTGGAGGCGAAGGCACAATCAACCGACGTTTTTCGATGTCAAAG ATCGCCAGCATGAGGAAGTTTCTCTTGGAAACTTGAGGAGGTTCCAGTTTAGGGAACTTCAGATTGCGACAAACAATTTTAGCAATAAGAACATACTTGGAAAGGGAGGTTTTGGCATTGTGTACAAAGGGATTCTCCATGATGGGACTGTTGTAGCTGTCAAGAGGCTTAAAGATGGCAATGCCATTGGAGGAGAGATTCAATTCCAAACTGAAGTTGAGATGATCAGCTTAGCAGTGCACCGGAACCTCCTTAGGCTCTATGGATTTTGTATGACACCAACAGAAAGACTTCTAGTTTATCCATACATGTCCAATGGCAGCGTAGCTTTGCGTCTCAAAG GCAAACCAGTCTTGGATTGGGGCACCAGGAAGAGAATTGCTCTAGGAGCTGCGAGGGGACTATTGTACCTCCATGAGCAGTGTGATCCAAAGATAATCCACAGGGATGTTAAGGCTGCAAATATATTACTTGATGATTATTGTGAGGCTGTAGTAGGTGATTTTGGGTTGGCAAAGCTTTTAGATCACCAAGATTCACATGTCACGACTGCTGTCAGAGGCACCGTTGGGCATATAGCACCTGAATATCTTTCGACTGGTCAATCCTCAGAGAAAACTGATGTTTTTGGATTCGGAATTCTGCTTCTTGAATTAATCACAGGCCAAAGAGCAATAGAATTTGGCAAGGCAGCGAACCAGAAAGGAGCCATGCTAGACTGG GTAAAGAAAATTCATCAAGAGAAAAAGCTTGAAATGCTTGTAGACAAGGATATAAAGGGAAATTATGATAGAATTGAGCTTGAAGAAATGGTACAAGTTGCCCTCTTGAGCACCCAATACCTTCCTAGCCATAGACCCAAAATGTCTGAAGTAGTCAGAATGCTTGAAGGAGATGGTCTTGCAGAGAGATGGGAAGCTTCTCAAAGAGCAGAAGCAACTAAGTCCAAACCCCACGAGTTCTCCTCGTCGGATCGATATTCTGATCTCACTGATGACTCTTCATTACTAGTCCAGGCAATGGAGCTCTCTGGTCCAAGGTGA
- the LOC133698216 gene encoding pentatricopeptide repeat-containing protein At3g02490, mitochondrial, which translates to MRHSWRVLLYRKYPLSSLKISNHFQVLQQHSPSLLRSLSPSLHTLALQNSHFSETLQKPNICNKTPLFARNFSSEASLVEHTKDPDHVLLVCDAFTKFDEFDDISKELELNSVVISHDLVLKVLKSLESKPEVAKRFFDWVLEKDSGRLSSKSYNWMLGILGVNGLVVEFWDLVDKMKIKGHGVSGVTRDRVQEKFEKEGLNDDLEKLKGVFAMGSVDNSVEKIGLRVSRIVRNKVWGEDVEGEIKHLCVEFSSDLVKIVLEHLVMEPVKALIFFRWVEDSELCKHDGRSYNAMARVLGREDCIDRFWKVIDEMRSNGFEMETGTFDTVLARFMSRKMIKEAIDLYEFAMTGANKPSAKCCTYLLRKIVVGKQLDMGLFSRVVEIFTGHGNVLTDAMLDAVLKALTNVGKFGECNKVLREMKVAGFVASGNLQRKIAFGLTSAGKNDEANEFVNHMESSGRDLSYKAWASLIEGHCVSGDLEKASDCFKIMVEKKGVSGAGYAIELLVNAYCRKNRAMDACNLLRDYVCQNHLCPWQTTYKVLISKLLVQGAFKDALNLLGLMQSHGIPPFIDPFFEFVSKSGTGDDAIAFMNAMTTKKFPSITVALRMFKAFFKAKRHGEAQDFLSKCPIYIRNRADVLNLFCSKKFSNDTTATDVSV; encoded by the coding sequence ATGAGACACTCATGGAGAGTTCTTCTCTACCGAAAGTATCCGCTATCATCTCTCAAAATTTCCAATCATTTCCAGGTACTACAGCAACACTCTCCTTCTCTACTTCGCTCACTGTCTCCTTCACTTCACACACTTGCACTACAAAACTCTCATTTCTCTGAAACCCTACAAAAACCCAATATTTGTAACAAAACCCCATTATTTGCTCGTAATTTCTCATCTGAAGCATCATTAGTTGAGCACACAAAAGACCCGGATCATGTTTTGCTTGTTTGTGACGCTTTTACcaagtttgatgaatttgatgaTATTAGTAAAGAATTGGAATTGAATAGTGTTGTTATTAGTCATGACTTggttttgaaagttttgaagTCATTGGAATCAAAACCGGAAGTGGCCAAGAGGTTTTTTGATTGGGTTTTGGAGAAGGATAGTGGGAGATTGAGCTCTAAAAGTTATAACTGGATGTTAGGGATTTTGGGGGTTAATGGTTTGGTTGTGGAATTTTGGGATTTAGTTGACAAAATGAAGATAAAGGGTCATGGCGTGTCAGGGGTCACGCGCGATAGAGTGCAGGAGAAGTTTGAGAAAGAAGGGTTAAATGATGATTTAGAGAAGTTAAAAGGGGTTTTTGCAATGGGATCAGTGGATAACTCGGTGGAAAAGATTGGTTTGAGAGTGAGTAGGATTGTTAGGAATAAGGTTTGGGGAGAGGATGTTGAAGGGGAAATTAAGCATTTGTGTGTAGAGTTTTCGAGTGACTTAGTGAAGATTGTGTTGGAGCATTTAGTGATGGAGCCAGTGAAagcattgatattttttaggtgGGTTGAGGACAGTGAGTTGTGTAAGCATGATGGAAGGAGTTATAATGCAATGGCTAGGGTTTTGGGGAGGGAGGATTGCATTGACAGGTTTTGGAAGGTAATTGATGAAATGAGGAGTAATGGGTTTGAAATGGAGACGGGGACTTTTGATACTGTTTTAGCACGGTTTATGAGTAGGAAAATGATTAAGGAGGCCATAGATTTATACGAGTTTGCAATGACTGGTGCAAATAAGCCTTCAGCTAAATGTTGCACCTATTTGTTGAGGAAAATAGTAGTTGGTAAACAGTTGGATATGGGTTTGTTTTCAAGAGTTGTGGAAATCTTTACTGGCCACGGGAATGTTTTGACAGATGCTATGCTTGATGCAGTTCTTAAAGCTCTAACTAATGTTGGTAAATTTGGTGAGTGCAATAAGGTTTTAAGAGAAATGAAGGTAGCTGGCTTTGTAGCTAGTGGTAATTTGCAGAGAAAGATTGCATTTGGGCTTACTAGTGCTGGTAAGAATGATGAAGCAAATGAATTTGTGAATCATATGGAATCATCTGGTAGAGATTTGAGTTACAAGGCTTGGGCATCTTTAATTGAAGGGCATTGTGTATCTGGGGATCTTGAAAAAGCATCTGACTGTTTCAAAATAATGGTTGAGAAAAAGGGAGTTTCTGGTGCTGGTTATGCCATTGAGTTGTTGGTAAATGCATATTGCCGCAAGAACAGAGCGATGGATGCATGCAATCTTTTGCGTGATTATGTCTGTCAAAATCATTTATGCCCTTGGCAGACTACATACAAAGTATTGATAAGTAAATTACTGGTTCAGGGTGCCTTTAAGGATGCCTTAAACCTGTTGGGTTTGATGCAAAGCCATGGCATTCCACCCTTTATAGATCCATTTTTTGAGTTCGTATCAAAGTCTGGAACAGGTGATGATGCCATTGCTTTTATGAATGCTATGACCACTAAGAAGTTTCCATCTATAACTGTTGCTCTTCGAATGTTTAAAGCCTTTTTCAAGGCCAAAAGGCATGGCGAAGCACAAGATTTCTTGTCTAAATGCCCAATTTACATTCGGAACCGTGCTGATGTTTTGAATCTCTTCTGTTCCAAGAAGTTTAGTAACGATACTACCGCTACAGATGTATCTGTGTAG
- the LOC133698483 gene encoding stress-induced protein KIN2-like translates to MADNTQKMSYHAGEAKGQAQEKASNLMDRANNAAQSAKESVQEAGQQVREKAQGAVEGVKNATGMNK, encoded by the exons ATGGCTGACAACACCCAGAAGATGAGCTACCATGCTGGTGAGGCCAAAGGCCAAGCTCAG gAGAAGGCCAGTAACTTGATGGACAGAGCTAACAATGCTGCTCAATCTGCAAAGGAATCAGTGCAAGAG GCTGGTCAGCAGGTGAGGGAAAAGGCACAGGGAGCTGTTGAAGGAGTAAAGAATGCAACTGGCATGAACAAGTGA
- the LOC133698484 gene encoding stress-induced protein KIN1-like: MADNTQKMSYQAGETKGQAQEKASNLKDRADNAAQSAKESVQEAGQQVRAKTQEAVEGVKNATGMNK; the protein is encoded by the exons ATGGCTGACAACACCCAGAAGATGAGCTACCAAGCTGGTGAGACCAAAGGCCAAGCTCAG GAGAAGGCCAGTAACTTGAAGGACAGAGCTGACAATGCTGCTCAATCTGCAAAGGAATCAGTGCAAGAG GCTGGTCAGCAGGTGAGGGCTAAGACACAGGAAGCTGTTGAAGGAGTAAAGAATGCGACTGGCATGAACAAGTGA